In Thiomicrorhabdus sp., the genomic stretch ATAAAAGTGAGTCGCATCTGTCTTGGAACCATGACCTGGGGCGAACAGAACACCTTTGAGGATGCCTGTACCCAGATGGATTATGCGTTGGATCAAGGCGTGAATTTTTGGGATACGGCGGAACTTTACCCGGTTCCGCCAAAGGCGGAAACCTATGCTTCGACGGAAAGCATTATCGGCCGCTGGTTTGCGAAAACAGGTCGTCGAAACGATGTCGTTCTGGCCTCGAAAATTGCCGGGCCCGGAGAGTTTGTCTCGCACATTCGCGGTGGAGCCACCCGCTTTAACGCAAAAGTCATTGAAGAAGCTTTAAACGCCTCTTTGCAGCGTTTACGGACGGATTACCTTGATCTGTACCAGCTGCACTGGCCGGAAAGAGAAACCAATTTTTTCGGAAAACTCGGTTTTCAACAGCCGGCAAGTGTGCCGGAGGATTTAACCCCGTTCGCCGAAACGCTGGAAGCCTTGTCCCAACAGGTTAAAGCGGGAAAAATCCGTACCATCGGTTTGTCGAATGAAACGGCATGGGGAACCATGAATTTTCTGCATTTGGCAAAAACCATGGGGTTGGAAAAAATTGTGACGGTACAGAACCCCTATAATTTGCTGAATCGCAGCTATGAGGTTGGGCTGGCGGAAGTTGCATATCGGGAGAAAGTGGGGCTTCTGGCGTATTCTCCGCTTGCTTTTGGCGTTCTGGCAGGTAAATACCTGGACGGACAAAGACCGGACAAGGCGCGAATCACGCTGTTTCCGCGTTTTGACCGTTATTTCAACCCCCAGGCCGATGCCGCAACCCGGGCTTATGTCGAATTGGCGCGGCAGCACGGCTTATCTCCAGTGCAGATGGCATTGAGTTATGTCAATTCGCGTCCGTTTGTGACGGCGAATATTATCGGGGCAACAACGCGGGAACAATTACGTGAAAACATCGATTCGATTCATGTGGTTTTGAACGATGAGGTTCTTGAAGGAATCGGGCAAATTCATCAACGCTATACCTATCCTGCACCGTAAAAGGGCCTTGTCGGTTTTTGGAACGGTGAATTTGAGGCAATAAAAAACCCCGGTAAACAAGTTGTCTACCGGGGTTTTGAATATGGTGCGAGCGGAGAGACTCGAACTCTCACACCAAAGGCACCAGAACCTAAATCTGGCGTGTCTACCAATTCCACCACGCTCGCAAATAAGTGGTGGTCCGACCTGGAATCGAACCAGGGACACAGGGATTTTCAATCCCTTGCTCTACCGACTGAGCTATCGGACCATCAGGAATGGGGCGTATTTTAGTGAGGAGACCTGCGGCTGTCAAATCTTTTTTTCAAAAAAGTGTAATTTTTTCATCGGCAGCGTTTTTTGTCTTTCTTGAAGGGATTGAAATCAGGCATGGCGACGATTTCAAGATAGATTTTTGCAAAGTTCGGTTGATGCATTCGAGGCTTTTTTCAGGTTGAGTTTGTTATCGAACAGTGCTTTTGATGCCATCTGTTCACGTTCGCTTTCTGCTTTTTTCCGTTATGCCGATTCGAGCATGCACTGGTTGAAGGCAGTGAGCAAAAAAGCCCGATTTCAAAAATTCCGATTTCAAGGAAAGAAAAAGCATCGGCAGGTGTGTTTGATTAGGTGAGATGTTTTACAATCTGCAGAGAGGTTGCGGTTTGAAGCCGATTTGCTGAATCTGGTTTGATTTATGGCTTGAACGCCGGTTGAAATGACTCGGAAAAAGAGGATTGATACCGAATTATTCTGAGCATGCCTTCCGTGCGTTTGATGCGCGGAGAATCGTATTTTAAAAATTTTTGGGAAGACGAAATGTTTGAAAAACAGTCGAATGATTACATTGTTGAGTTTACGCCACTGGAAAAAGCCGAGGCTTTGTTCGACGAGTTGGTTGAATGGTATGGCGATGCGGAAAAAAAGGAACTTAGAGCCGCGGCCAAGTTGCTTATCGTCTCTCTTGAAAAATTCTCAATCCACGGTGGGCATCAGTGGCATTCTCTGGTGATGGAATACGTCAATACGTTGAAGTTTGAACCCGAAAAGTTCCAGAAAATCATTGAATCGAATCGCGGTGAATTAAAGAATAAAACTTCGGATCTTATACAGTAGCCGGTTTTAGTAAATAGGCGTCCGATTGCGACTCTTCTAGCAGTTGGGCAAAACTGTTTGTGAGTCTCGGAAGGGAGAAAAACTCGTGAATGAGACTGTTTTTGTGTTTTTCTTTCATCTGCTCCGAAATTTCGAAAAACAGCCGGGCATTCTCAACGGTTACAACCAAAGGGGCATGTCCCTCTTTCATTAGAAGGTAGCTGGCGACCAAAGTGGCTACGCGGTGATTCCCTTCCAGAAAAAGTTGCGGCTGGGCAACCATATAGCAAAAGACGCCGGCGACTTGTTTCCAGACGTTGGTGTTGTCATTCAACTCGAGCCACTCCATCAAGCCGCCAATGCCGCCGTCTTCCGCTTCATAAAAATGTTGCTTGGTCGCTTGAAATTGCGTGTTCTGTTCATTTTCTTCAATATCGGCACTGTGAAACAGCACAATATAGTCGAGTTCCAGCAGGGCGTGAGAGTTCCCCATGGCAAACAGATTAAAATCTTCGGCCAGATAGGCGTCGATTTTGGCATAACCCGCAAGCAGGTTTTCAATGGCTTCGTCGGAGGGAGGAGATCGTTTTACGGACAGTTGAGAATTGATGTCCGAGAAATGATGTTGAATGTCGAGCAAACTCGACCTGATGGCGTCAATATTAAGATAATGCATATTTAGCTATCAAATCGAATTTGGCGACGAATGTAAAGAAAATTCTGGGGCAAAATATTAACTGAATTCGCCTCGGACGTATTCTTTGGTCAGTTCCTGTTCTGGGTCTTCAAAGACTTTTTGAGTCTCGTTCATTTCTACCAGATAGCCTGTGCGGCCGCCTTTGGAAATGTCGACACCCATAAAGGCCGTTACGTCTGCAACACGGGTTGCCTGTTGCATGTTGTGTGTCACCAGTGCAACGGTATAGTCCTCTTTGAGTTCCACCATCAACTCTTCAATCTGACGAGTCGCGATCGGATCAAGCGCAGAGGCCGGTTCATCCATCAGTAAGACATCCGGCTCGGTTGCAATTGCGCGAGCGATACACAAACGCTGCTGCTGACCGCCCGACAAAGACAAACCGCTGTTTTTCAACTTGTCTTTTACATCATTCCAGATAGCGGCGCGTTTCAGCGCTTTGACCACCATCTCTTCTTCATCACCTTTGTAGTTGTTCAGTCGCAGACCGAACGCCACATTGTCATAGATGCTCATGGAGAAAGGGTTCGGCAGCTGGAATACCATACCGATATAACGTCGTACGATCACAGGATCCACTTTTGCGTCATAGATATCGTGATTATGGTATTGAACCTTACCGTCAAAACGGAAGGATTCAACCAGGTCATTCATGCGGTTCATGCTTCTCAGGACGGTACTTTTACCACACCCGGAAGGACCGATGAAGCCGGTAACTTTGTTTTTCTCAATTGGAATCTTGGAGTCTCTAACCGCTCTGAAATCGCCGTAATAGATGTTTTTTACATCACAGTCGATAACGACAGGGCCTTTAGGCTCATAAGGGGTTGCGATGAAATCGCCCTGGTGTGTCAGAGTGTCCATAACTTTATCATCCACCATACTCATAAACGTAATCCTCAAATACTCTTAAAATTTCGATCTGCCGACGACACGCGCCAGAATGTTAAAGAAAAGAACCATCACAACCAGCGCTAGGGAAGCTGCCCAAGCCAATTCAATTTGGTTCTCGAATGGCATACCTGAGAAGTTATAGATC encodes the following:
- the pstB gene encoding phosphate ABC transporter ATP-binding protein PstB; this encodes MSMVDDKVMDTLTHQGDFIATPYEPKGPVVIDCDVKNIYYGDFRAVRDSKIPIEKNKVTGFIGPSGCGKSTVLRSMNRMNDLVESFRFDGKVQYHNHDIYDAKVDPVIVRRYIGMVFQLPNPFSMSIYDNVAFGLRLNNYKGDEEEMVVKALKRAAIWNDVKDKLKNSGLSLSGGQQQRLCIARAIATEPDVLLMDEPASALDPIATRQIEELMVELKEDYTVALVTHNMQQATRVADVTAFMGVDISKGGRTGYLVEMNETQKVFEDPEQELTKEYVRGEFS
- a CDS encoding NADP(H)-dependent aldo-keto reductase, yielding MFYSTLGHTDIKVSRICLGTMTWGEQNTFEDACTQMDYALDQGVNFWDTAELYPVPPKAETYASTESIIGRWFAKTGRRNDVVLASKIAGPGEFVSHIRGGATRFNAKVIEEALNASLQRLRTDYLDLYQLHWPERETNFFGKLGFQQPASVPEDLTPFAETLEALSQQVKAGKIRTIGLSNETAWGTMNFLHLAKTMGLEKIVTVQNPYNLLNRSYEVGLAEVAYREKVGLLAYSPLAFGVLAGKYLDGQRPDKARITLFPRFDRYFNPQADAATRAYVELARQHGLSPVQMALSYVNSRPFVTANIIGATTREQLRENIDSIHVVLNDEVLEGIGQIHQRYTYPAP